The following proteins are co-located in the Penaeus monodon isolate SGIC_2016 chromosome 10, NSTDA_Pmon_1, whole genome shotgun sequence genome:
- the LOC119577783 gene encoding uncharacterized protein LOC119577783, whose protein sequence is MKEEGRRFLFVQYPYVPVTSEAYEAVSGEKLLLKLNNSQPYYGLIEDTVVGYPDYCNENAFANWMNKTDIRGLYANADGVMLFQNTPLNTAIMNYSLWIGEG, encoded by the exons atgaaggaagaaggacgTAGGTTCCTCTTCGTCCAATATCCTTATGTTCCTGTCACGAGCGAGGCGTACGAGGCTGTCAGCGGTGAGAAATTGCTCCTGAAG CTCAACAACAGTCAACCTTACTACGGCCTGATCGAAGACACGGTCGTCGGGTATCCGGATTACTGCAACGAAAACGCCTTTGCCAACTGGATGAACAAGACTGACATCCGGGGACTTTACGCGAACGCTGACGGGGTGATGCTCTTCCAAAACACGCCGCTCAACACCGCTATAATGAACTACTCCCTTTGGATCGGTGAGGGATAG